The Dehalogenimonas lykanthroporepellens BL-DC-9 genome includes a window with the following:
- a CDS encoding hypothetical protein (KEGG: deb:DehaBAV1_0129 hypothetical protein) has translation MKWFRLFATVLLSMVLTAGMLAGCASDKDDLEVESEPTNAEILALMLEASAGMNTYEYEIQMTATITADDREPDVTTMDASAVVDAGGEKLYLNMVSEMSLPAFGTTSSEMYVIGDTMYMFSEREGSGIPGVWQKVTLKTEDYEQMWRSYDQAGQIGLLFEDIGEESVTIDDADGRYRLEVTVTMEQFAEFLGATDEQIAQMMEDPDQMQLDEVEVIILIDAVTFLPVSLDIDWSAVAGGVTMNQTQTTTFSNIGQPVNIILPEAAEDAEDVTDMFYYDPSQDDPMFNDELLTVQIATIQALTEGGGTVVTYTNEIIPAGGKVGGANDPGTYLTESTQNKYTITADGNATMGGVIQIPPPGA, from the coding sequence ATGAAATGGTTTAGATTGTTTGCAACAGTATTGCTGAGTATGGTGCTGACTGCGGGGATGCTGGCTGGTTGTGCATCGGATAAGGATGACCTTGAAGTCGAATCGGAACCGACTAATGCGGAGATACTGGCTTTGATGCTGGAAGCGTCAGCCGGGATGAACACCTACGAATACGAAATCCAGATGACGGCGACGATTACCGCCGACGACCGGGAGCCGGACGTGACCACCATGGATGCCTCGGCGGTGGTGGATGCCGGCGGGGAAAAACTGTATTTGAACATGGTCAGCGAGATGTCGTTACCGGCATTCGGTACGACATCCAGCGAAATGTATGTCATCGGCGATACCATGTACATGTTTTCCGAGCGTGAAGGCTCCGGGATACCGGGGGTGTGGCAGAAGGTGACGCTGAAAACGGAAGATTATGAGCAGATGTGGCGGTCATACGACCAGGCCGGTCAGATCGGGCTTTTGTTCGAGGACATCGGTGAAGAATCGGTAACCATCGATGACGCGGACGGCAGATACCGTCTGGAAGTGACGGTTACCATGGAGCAGTTCGCCGAATTCCTGGGAGCGACCGATGAACAGATAGCTCAGATGATGGAAGATCCCGACCAGATGCAGTTAGACGAGGTGGAAGTCATCATCCTGATAGATGCAGTTACTTTCCTTCCGGTAAGCCTGGATATCGACTGGAGCGCCGTTGCCGGCGGTGTGACCATGAACCAGACACAGACGACGACTTTCAGCAATATCGGCCAGCCGGTGAATATTATCCTGCCGGAGGCGGCTGAGGACGCCGAAGATGTGACCGATATGTTTTACTATGACCCGTCCCAGGACGACCCGATGTTCAACGACGAACTGCTGACGGTACAGATAGCCACCATTCAGGCGCTGACCGAAGGGGGAGGCACGGTGGTGACTTATACCAACGAAATCATCCCCGCCGGCGGCAAGGTCGGGGGCGCCAATGACCCGGGCACCTATCTGACGGAATCGACTCAGAATAAGTACACCATCACCGCAGACGGCAACGCCACCATGGGCGGAGTGATTCAGATACCGCCGCCGGGGGCATAA
- a CDS encoding sodium:neurotransmitter symporter (PFAM: sodium:neurotransmitter symporter~KEGG: dol:Dole_2269 sodium:neurotransmitter symporter) — MSTGDDPVADIVPPRSVWTSQKAYILASVAGVVGLGNLWRFPYMVGENGGGTFVAVYVICMLTMGLPLYVIEASAGKLAGRGPIGTFRKVNARWGPWFGRFLILITIAIMSYYLVISGWTLGYAVDAVRGDLKSFEEFTSGYASLWLLLIIAVPTFWILSKGLQGLEQMSRFLLPLLVLIIGGLAVYTQTLSGGSQAREFYFNFELDRFLDIRTWQMAAGQAFYSLAVGMGFLIAYGSYVPRKFNIINTSAAVALTNAGISIMAGLMMFPIVFTFGIAPDAGSQLSFTALPNLFPEISGGFFIGIAFYVLLALAAFTSCVGGIAVAMAPLQDEFHMTKRKAALVVVVLVTVLGIPSALSFTPLELSIGGKPFLDVVDQLTGSGVIVVAGIAGAAFITWLLPRKSLIESINSPDKKLGPMVFSADWIITLGRYLPVAAVLLVIIMWLL; from the coding sequence ATGTCTACCGGCGATGACCCGGTTGCCGATATCGTACCACCGCGCTCGGTCTGGACGTCTCAAAAGGCGTATATCCTGGCCTCGGTAGCCGGGGTCGTCGGCCTGGGCAATCTGTGGCGGTTCCCCTACATGGTCGGCGAAAACGGCGGCGGCACCTTCGTGGCGGTCTATGTCATCTGTATGCTGACGATGGGCTTGCCGCTGTATGTGATCGAAGCCTCGGCGGGCAAGCTGGCTGGACGAGGCCCTATCGGCACCTTTCGGAAAGTCAACGCCCGATGGGGGCCCTGGTTCGGTCGTTTTCTGATTCTGATTACCATAGCCATCATGAGTTATTACCTGGTAATCAGCGGTTGGACGCTGGGCTATGCTGTTGATGCCGTCAGGGGGGACCTGAAATCGTTCGAGGAATTTACCTCCGGATACGCGTCGTTGTGGCTTCTTCTGATTATCGCCGTGCCCACTTTCTGGATACTGTCCAAAGGCCTTCAGGGGCTGGAGCAGATGAGCCGGTTCCTGCTCCCGCTTCTGGTGTTGATCATCGGCGGGCTGGCCGTTTACACCCAGACTCTGTCCGGCGGCAGTCAGGCGAGAGAGTTTTATTTCAATTTCGAACTGGACCGGTTCCTGGATATCCGCACCTGGCAGATGGCGGCGGGTCAGGCGTTTTATTCACTGGCGGTGGGCATGGGCTTTCTTATCGCCTACGGTAGTTACGTACCCCGGAAATTCAACATCATTAATACGTCCGCCGCCGTTGCCTTGACCAACGCCGGCATATCCATCATGGCCGGACTGATGATGTTTCCCATTGTTTTTACTTTCGGTATCGCGCCCGATGCGGGCAGTCAGCTTTCTTTCACGGCACTGCCCAATCTGTTCCCGGAAATTTCCGGCGGGTTTTTTATCGGGATTGCTTTTTACGTTTTGCTGGCTTTGGCGGCCTTCACTTCATGCGTGGGCGGTATCGCGGTGGCCATGGCTCCGTTGCAGGATGAATTCCATATGACCAAACGGAAAGCCGCTCTGGTTGTGGTGGTTCTGGTGACTGTTCTGGGCATACCGTCGGCTTTGAGCTTTACGCCACTCGAATTATCCATCGGCGGCAAGCCCTTTCTGGACGTGGTGGATCAGCTTACCGGTTCCGGGGTGATCGTAGTAGCCGGCATCGCCGGGGCGGCCTTCATTACCTGGCTGTTGCCCCGAAAAAGCCTTATCGAATCCATCAACTCACCTGATAAAAAGCTGGGGCCGATGGTCTTTTCCGCCGACTGGATAATCACTCTCGGCCGTTATCTGCCGGTAGCGGCCGTTCTGCTGGTAATCATCATGTGGCTTCTGTGA
- a CDS encoding Translation elongation factor EFTs/EF1B dimerization (PFAM: Translation elongation factor EFTs/EF1B dimerisation; ubiquitin-associated- domain-containing protein~KEGG: dev:DhcVS_320 translation elongation factor Ts): MQISAETVKELRDKCGAGVMDCRNALIEAEGNVDKAFEALQAKGFQKAAKKAERVTGQGVIEAYVHTGGRVGAIIELNCETDFVARTDEFKQLAHDVAMQVAAMCPVYLSDDERPEDCEEEASSVCLLSQPFIKDPSKSISDLITEVIARTGENIRLKRFARFELGG; the protein is encoded by the coding sequence TTGCAGATTTCAGCCGAAACAGTCAAGGAATTACGTGATAAATGCGGCGCCGGCGTCATGGACTGCCGGAACGCTTTGATAGAAGCCGAAGGCAACGTCGACAAAGCTTTCGAAGCCCTTCAGGCCAAGGGTTTCCAGAAGGCGGCCAAGAAGGCCGAGCGGGTCACCGGCCAGGGTGTCATTGAGGCTTACGTTCATACCGGCGGCCGGGTCGGTGCTATTATTGAGCTCAACTGCGAAACCGACTTTGTTGCCCGCACCGATGAATTCAAGCAACTGGCCCATGACGTAGCCATGCAGGTAGCGGCCATGTGCCCGGTGTACCTGTCCGATGACGAGCGACCGGAGGATTGCGAGGAAGAGGCTTCCTCGGTCTGCCTGCTGTCCCAGCCCTTCATCAAGGACCCGTCCAAGTCGATCTCCGACCTGATTACCGAGGTTATCGCCCGCACCGGCGAAAACATCCGGTTGAAGCGGTTCGCTCGTTTCGAACTCGGCGGCTAG
- a CDS encoding transposase mutator type (KEGG: sth:STH2289 transposase~manually curated~PFAM: transposase mutator type), translating to MAKDRMTLLELLRKSGSDSELDFLKEGVKMLAEAVMELEVKQKTGAEKHERSNGRLTYRNGYRGRIWDTRAGTIPLAIPRLRDGSYFPSLLEPRRRAEQALLAVIQEAYVLGISTRKVESLVQSLGLNGVSKSEVSRICGALDDEVERWRHRPLLWRYPYLWLDATYVKVRDSGRVVSQAVIIAYGVRETGEREIIGLEVGPSEDGVFWKEFLRGLVSRGLSGVMLVISDAHLGLKEAISTVLTGVSWQRCRVHFMRNALARVPRGAQAMVSAAIRTIFAQPDRDSAYSQLRRVADNLRLRFGPVADQLEEAEPDILAYTAFPREHWRQLYSTNPLERLNKEIKRRSNVVGIFPNSQSVIRLIGAVLMEQQDEWEVGRRYFSLDSMKKTLEGAQEEPLIMALPA from the coding sequence ATGGCCAAAGACAGGATGACACTTTTGGAATTGCTACGCAAGTCAGGAAGTGACAGCGAGCTTGATTTTCTAAAAGAAGGGGTGAAAATGCTGGCCGAAGCGGTCATGGAGCTTGAGGTTAAGCAGAAGACCGGAGCTGAGAAACATGAGCGCAGTAACGGTCGTTTAACCTACCGTAACGGCTACCGGGGGCGTATCTGGGACACCCGGGCCGGCACGATACCCTTGGCGATTCCCCGGTTGCGGGACGGCAGTTATTTCCCCAGCTTGCTCGAGCCCCGGCGCCGGGCGGAACAAGCCTTGCTGGCGGTAATCCAGGAAGCCTATGTATTGGGCATCAGCACCCGCAAGGTGGAATCTCTGGTTCAGTCACTGGGGCTTAACGGGGTCAGTAAGAGCGAGGTATCGCGAATATGCGGGGCTCTGGACGATGAAGTGGAACGATGGCGCCACCGGCCTTTGTTATGGCGTTATCCCTATCTGTGGCTGGATGCGACCTACGTCAAGGTCAGGGATTCAGGGCGGGTGGTCAGTCAGGCGGTAATTATCGCCTACGGAGTCCGTGAAACCGGAGAACGCGAGATCATCGGGCTTGAGGTCGGCCCCAGTGAAGACGGTGTATTCTGGAAAGAGTTTCTGCGGGGGTTGGTCAGCCGTGGTTTGAGCGGGGTGATGCTGGTAATCAGTGATGCTCATCTGGGACTGAAGGAAGCCATCAGCACGGTACTCACCGGGGTATCGTGGCAACGCTGCCGGGTGCACTTCATGCGCAATGCGCTGGCCAGAGTGCCGCGGGGCGCCCAGGCTATGGTATCTGCCGCTATCCGGACCATCTTCGCTCAACCTGACCGCGACAGCGCTTACAGCCAGCTCCGCCGGGTAGCCGATAACCTCAGACTCCGATTCGGTCCTGTGGCCGACCAATTGGAAGAGGCAGAACCGGATATCCTGGCCTATACCGCCTTCCCCCGGGAACACTGGCGGCAACTGTACTCTACCAATCCCCTGGAGAGACTGAACAAGGAAATCAAGCGCCGCAGTAATGTGGTCGGCATCTTTCCCAACAGCCAATCGGTAATCAGGCTGATTGGGGCGGTGTTAATGGAACAGCAGGACGAGTGGGAGGTCGGACGACGCTACTTTTCTTTGGATTCGATGAAGAAAACGCTGGAAGGGGCGCAGGAGGAACCCCTGATCATGGCTTTACCAGCTTGA
- a CDS encoding ribosome recycling factor (KEGG: det:DET0374 ribosome recycling factor~TIGRFAM: ribosome recycling factor~PFAM: ribosome recycling factor) produces the protein MNANEIMQTAEKKMGISIEVLHRELGAIRTGRASTAIIEHVQVDYAGTPTPIHHLANVSVPNARMLLIQPWDRTMMGPIEKAIMKSDLGLTPSNDGQVIRLSIPPLSQERRLELTRMVAKRVEDDKVAIRNLRREALDHLKKMEKDKELSQDESRRAQDALQKLTDSYIAKADELGKQKDEELLNS, from the coding sequence ATGAATGCCAACGAGATAATGCAAACCGCTGAGAAAAAAATGGGCATCTCCATCGAAGTCCTGCACCGGGAACTGGGGGCCATCCGTACTGGCCGGGCTTCGACCGCCATCATCGAACACGTCCAGGTGGATTATGCCGGTACCCCGACGCCAATTCATCACCTGGCCAATGTTTCGGTGCCGAATGCCCGCATGCTCCTCATCCAGCCCTGGGATCGCACCATGATGGGGCCGATAGAAAAGGCCATCATGAAGTCGGATCTCGGCCTGACCCCGTCCAACGACGGTCAGGTTATCCGGCTTTCCATTCCGCCCCTGTCACAGGAGCGCCGACTGGAACTGACCAGGATGGTCGCCAAGCGGGTCGAGGACGACAAGGTCGCCATCCGCAACCTGCGCCGGGAAGCGCTGGACCACCTCAAGAAAATGGAGAAGGACAAGGAACTTTCCCAGGATGAGTCCCGTCGCGCCCAGGACGCATTGCAGAAGCTGACCGACAGCTATATCGCCAAGGCCGACGAACTGGGCAAGCAAAAGGACGAAGAACTGCTCAATAGCTAG
- a CDS encoding uridylate kinase (KEGG: dev:DhcVS_319 uridylate kinase~TIGRFAM: uridylate kinase~PFAM: aspartate/glutamate/uridylate kinase), with protein sequence MTDVANPGNTPSAASAETPVPTSGNQLKYRRVLLKLSGEAFAGDARGLIDIPTIRGIAAQIKNLIAIGVQVSVVVGAGNIWRGATVAKDGVDRVTADYAGMLATVINALALQDLLEKAGVSTRTQSAITVQQVAEPFIRRRAIRHLEKGRVVIFAGGTGNPYMTTDTAAALRAIEIEAQVLLMAKNRVDGVYSADPLKHADAVKFDRLTHLEALNKRLRVMDATALSLCLENKLPIIVFDMTAVGNLERAVAGDAVGTLITSESQS encoded by the coding sequence ATGACAGACGTGGCGAATCCCGGTAACACTCCCTCTGCCGCTTCAGCAGAGACTCCTGTGCCGACCTCCGGCAACCAGCTCAAATACCGCCGGGTTCTGCTCAAGCTGTCCGGCGAAGCCTTCGCCGGTGACGCCCGCGGGCTGATTGACATCCCCACCATCCGCGGTATCGCCGCTCAGATCAAGAACCTCATTGCCATCGGCGTTCAGGTTTCGGTCGTCGTCGGCGCCGGCAACATCTGGCGCGGGGCTACCGTGGCCAAGGACGGCGTAGACCGGGTCACCGCCGATTACGCCGGTATGCTGGCTACCGTCATCAACGCCCTGGCACTCCAGGACCTGCTGGAAAAGGCCGGCGTGTCCACCCGTACTCAGTCGGCTATCACCGTTCAGCAGGTCGCCGAGCCGTTTATCCGCCGCCGGGCCATCCGCCATCTGGAAAAAGGCCGGGTAGTCATCTTCGCCGGCGGCACCGGCAATCCTTACATGACCACCGACACCGCCGCCGCCCTGCGGGCCATCGAAATCGAGGCTCAGGTTCTGCTCATGGCCAAGAACCGGGTGGACGGCGTCTATTCCGCCGACCCGCTCAAGCACGCCGATGCCGTCAAGTTCGACCGGCTGACCCACCTGGAAGCCCTCAACAAGCGTCTGCGGGTCATGGACGCCACCGCGCTGTCACTATGCCTGGAAAACAAACTACCGATAATCGTCTTCGACATGACCGCCGTGGGCAATCTGGAACGGGCGGTAGCCGGAGACGCGGTCGGAACACTTATCACAAGCGAGAGTCAATCATGA
- a CDS encoding hypothetical protein (KEGG: hla:Hlac_1175 1,4-dihydroxy-2-naphthoate octaprenyltransferase) — protein MSGETGAILALGGFFLLAGLVMLLIGSREEKDYYDALSGKRDLREFVTHNPERAEPGSLRTGGWITLVIGAVVLIAGLLIV, from the coding sequence ATGTCAGGAGAAACCGGGGCTATACTGGCGCTGGGCGGCTTTTTTCTGCTGGCCGGGCTGGTGATGCTGTTAATCGGTTCCCGTGAGGAAAAGGACTACTATGACGCCCTGTCCGGGAAACGTGACCTGCGGGAGTTCGTCACTCATAATCCGGAACGGGCCGAACCTGGCTCACTGCGTACCGGTGGCTGGATTACCCTGGTGATCGGAGCTGTGGTTCTGATCGCTGGGTTGCTGATCGTGTAG
- a CDS encoding protein of unknown function DUF502 (PFAM: protein of unknown function DUF502~KEGG: det:DET0989 hypothetical protein): MSKQDIASPDPVEKTDSRQPWLVRNMRRNFITGLLVTIPAALVILALLWFFNTIDNILQPIIRTIFDHRITGLGFLITIILIYLAGILASNIVGKRLIQFTEAVVDRLPISRQIYNAAKQALTSISGLNKNRAAFREVVMVEFPRRGMWTVAFITNELHDSAGNKLISIYVPTAPVPTSGYFALVAEEEIRRTDISVDAAMKMVISSGIVSTEDIGVNLTGMLLHDQQPSDQNHSSDHQGNPATGTQ, encoded by the coding sequence ATGTCCAAACAAGACATCGCCTCACCCGACCCGGTTGAAAAGACAGACTCGCGCCAGCCCTGGCTGGTGCGCAACATGCGCCGTAATTTCATCACCGGCCTGCTGGTTACCATTCCCGCGGCGCTGGTCATACTGGCCCTCCTGTGGTTCTTCAACACCATTGACAACATCCTCCAGCCTATCATCCGGACGATATTCGACCATCGAATAACAGGGTTGGGATTTCTCATCACTATCATTCTCATCTACCTGGCCGGCATCCTGGCTTCCAACATTGTCGGCAAGCGTCTCATCCAGTTCACCGAAGCCGTCGTCGACCGCCTGCCGATTTCCCGCCAGATATACAACGCCGCCAAACAGGCCTTGACTTCCATATCAGGGCTCAACAAGAATCGAGCCGCTTTTCGTGAAGTGGTCATGGTAGAGTTTCCCCGCCGGGGAATGTGGACGGTGGCCTTCATCACCAACGAACTTCATGACTCAGCTGGCAACAAACTGATTTCCATTTATGTGCCGACCGCTCCGGTGCCGACTTCGGGCTATTTTGCCCTGGTGGCAGAAGAGGAAATCAGACGGACGGATATATCGGTGGACGCGGCAATGAAGATGGTCATTTCCTCCGGCATCGTCTCAACGGAAGACATCGGTGTCAACCTGACCGGTATGCTTCTACACGATCAGCAACCCAGCGATCAGAACCACAGCTCCGATCACCAGGGTAATCCAGCCACCGGTACGCAGTGA
- a CDS encoding ribosomal protein S2 (KEGG: det:DET0377 30S ribosomal protein S2~TIGRFAM: ribosomal protein S2~PFAM: ribosomal protein S2), whose amino-acid sequence MPTTTTNIKELLESGAHFGHQTSRWHPKMKKYIFTKRNDIHIIDLDKTVVMLDKALDFIEQVVAEGGKILVVGTKKQAQEIVADESKRGGMYYINQRWIGGILTNFAAIQNRIDYLVRLEDQHARGELARLPKKEQLKLAKEMLRLNKMMGGFKEMTALPDVIFIVDPTKEKIALAEAQRMGIPVVAIVDTNCNPDGIDYPIPANDDAMRAIKLVLSKVADTVLSANEQLTKFEVEQVETIVVDEDEASEAAGESDE is encoded by the coding sequence TTGCCGACGACAACGACCAATATCAAAGAATTACTGGAATCCGGGGCGCACTTCGGTCATCAGACCAGCCGCTGGCACCCCAAAATGAAGAAATATATCTTCACCAAGCGCAATGACATCCACATCATCGACCTGGACAAGACAGTAGTGATGCTGGACAAGGCGCTTGACTTTATCGAACAGGTCGTTGCCGAAGGCGGTAAGATACTGGTTGTCGGTACCAAGAAACAGGCCCAGGAAATCGTCGCCGATGAAAGCAAGCGCGGCGGCATGTACTATATCAATCAGCGCTGGATCGGCGGCATCCTCACCAACTTCGCCGCCATTCAGAACCGCATAGATTACCTGGTGCGTCTGGAAGACCAGCACGCCCGGGGTGAACTGGCCCGCCTGCCCAAGAAGGAACAGCTCAAGCTGGCCAAAGAGATGCTTCGCCTGAACAAGATGATGGGCGGTTTCAAGGAAATGACCGCTCTGCCCGACGTCATTTTCATCGTCGATCCCACCAAGGAAAAAATCGCTCTGGCCGAAGCTCAGCGCATGGGCATCCCGGTCGTGGCCATCGTGGACACCAACTGCAACCCCGACGGCATCGACTACCCCATTCCGGCCAACGACGACGCCATGCGGGCCATCAAGCTCGTTCTGAGCAAGGTGGCCGACACCGTTCTGTCAGCCAACGAACAGCTTACCAAGTTCGAGGTGGAGCAGGTGGAAACCATCGTGGTCGATGAAGATGAGGCATCAGAAGCGGCCGGAGAATCGGACGAGTAA
- a CDS encoding hypothetical protein (KEGG: jan:Jann_2369 methyl-accepting chemotaxis sensory transducer): MRFGIVELVIILLIIAIHLAVIVYLNRHAKVKSQDWQAAVRNKIFPVMLTGNLIMFVSGMMMGEGWIISSVLFVLLLSYMAILAFKSPLNGSAFALVFGIALVGQRSLVYFGGHLDIEPWIIAVFYLGAVMYMLPAATRLITTGVRTGWR, translated from the coding sequence ATGCGGTTCGGCATAGTTGAGTTGGTAATCATCCTTTTAATCATCGCCATTCATCTGGCTGTCATTGTTTATCTGAACAGGCACGCCAAGGTGAAGAGTCAGGACTGGCAGGCGGCTGTCCGTAATAAGATATTTCCGGTAATGCTGACCGGGAACCTGATCATGTTTGTCAGCGGAATGATGATGGGTGAGGGTTGGATTATTTCGAGCGTCCTTTTTGTCCTGTTGCTGAGCTACATGGCGATTTTAGCCTTCAAATCACCGCTGAACGGCAGTGCCTTTGCCCTGGTTTTCGGGATTGCTCTCGTTGGACAGCGCTCATTAGTATACTTCGGCGGGCATTTGGATATTGAGCCGTGGATTATAGCTGTCTTTTACCTGGGAGCGGTAATGTATATGCTCCCGGCGGCAACGAGGCTCATCACCACCGGTGTCAGGACCGGATGGAGATAG
- a CDS encoding arginyl-tRNA synthetase (TIGRFAM: arginyl-tRNA synthetase~KEGG: deh:cbdb_A1196 arginyl-tRNA synthetase), with amino-acid sequence MNGLLAVKTRIIDIIGQAVAEAQAAGRLPAVSTPSVGVEHPQNTGHGDYASSLPLKMARATGMKPLDIAAAIVEFIPEIPEIKSVAVAPPGFINFTLSDGWIIEQVEAVIKTGDTYGCIDTGAGRTVQLEYVSANPTGPIHVGHGRGAVLGSTLARALQAAGYKVQQEFYVNDAGNQIASFKRSLRARYLQALGRDAEMPAEGYFGRYMTDLAGDIAAEHGDAFANLTEDEALEKLGAIGLERMLGVIRDDLSGLGVNFDRWFSERSLFESGEYEAVIDRLKQSGYITEKEGAVWFASTALGENKDNVIVRSDGTPTYFASDIAYHYDKFVKRGFDKVINIWGADHQGHVSRMKAVLQALDIDPERLHIIIAQLVTLRRGEELVRLSKRTGDMITLREVLDEVGADACRFNFLARGADSQMDFDLELAKKQSADNPVYYVQYAHARICSIIELAAERGIDYHAGDVTRLVEPAELELLRKMLLLPEVIAQVTETLEPHHLAYYAQVLATAFHAFYKDCRVVSDDLCLSQARLKLMYAARRVLARTLELMGMSAPDKM; translated from the coding sequence TTGAACGGACTCCTCGCTGTTAAAACACGCATCATAGATATTATCGGTCAGGCTGTGGCTGAGGCTCAGGCCGCCGGTAGATTGCCAGCGGTCTCGACGCCCTCTGTCGGAGTCGAACACCCTCAGAATACAGGTCACGGCGATTACGCTTCCTCCCTGCCGCTGAAGATGGCGCGCGCCACCGGCATGAAACCGCTGGATATCGCCGCGGCCATCGTTGAGTTCATTCCAGAAATACCGGAGATCAAATCCGTGGCCGTGGCGCCGCCCGGTTTCATCAATTTCACCCTCTCCGACGGCTGGATCATCGAACAGGTCGAAGCTGTCATCAAAACCGGCGATACCTACGGCTGTATCGACACCGGCGCCGGCCGGACTGTTCAGCTAGAATATGTTTCAGCCAACCCCACCGGACCCATCCACGTCGGCCACGGCCGGGGCGCCGTCCTGGGAAGTACGCTGGCCAGGGCTTTGCAGGCCGCCGGCTACAAGGTCCAGCAGGAATTCTACGTCAATGACGCCGGCAACCAGATAGCCTCTTTCAAGCGCTCTCTCCGGGCGCGTTACCTTCAGGCGCTGGGACGGGACGCCGAGATGCCGGCCGAGGGTTACTTCGGCCGCTATATGACCGACCTGGCCGGAGACATCGCCGCCGAACACGGTGATGCTTTCGCCAACCTGACCGAAGACGAAGCGCTGGAAAAGCTGGGCGCCATCGGCCTGGAGCGAATGCTGGGAGTTATCCGGGACGACCTGTCAGGCCTGGGCGTTAATTTCGATCGCTGGTTCTCCGAGCGGAGTCTGTTCGAAAGCGGTGAATACGAAGCCGTCATCGACCGCTTGAAGCAGAGCGGCTATATCACCGAGAAGGAAGGCGCGGTCTGGTTCGCCTCCACCGCGCTGGGCGAGAACAAAGACAACGTTATTGTCCGCTCCGACGGCACACCGACCTATTTCGCTTCCGATATTGCCTACCATTATGACAAATTCGTCAAACGCGGCTTCGATAAAGTCATCAATATCTGGGGCGCCGACCACCAGGGTCATGTCTCGCGCATGAAAGCAGTACTCCAGGCACTGGATATCGACCCGGAGCGCCTCCACATCATCATCGCTCAGCTGGTGACCCTGCGACGAGGCGAGGAACTGGTGCGGCTGTCCAAGCGCACCGGTGACATGATAACCCTGCGGGAAGTGCTGGATGAAGTCGGCGCCGATGCCTGCCGCTTCAACTTCCTGGCCCGCGGCGCCGATTCCCAGATGGACTTCGACCTGGAGCTGGCCAAGAAGCAGTCGGCCGACAATCCGGTATATTATGTCCAGTATGCCCACGCCCGCATCTGTTCCATCATCGAACTGGCGGCCGAACGCGGCATTGACTACCACGCCGGCGACGTCACCAGGCTGGTGGAACCGGCTGAGCTGGAACTTCTGCGGAAGATGCTGTTACTGCCGGAAGTCATCGCCCAGGTGACCGAAACGCTGGAGCCTCACCACCTGGCCTATTACGCCCAGGTGCTGGCCACCGCCTTCCACGCCTTCTACAAGGACTGCCGCGTGGTGTCCGATGACCTCTGTCTGTCGCAGGCCCGGCTCAAACTGATGTACGCCGCCCGTCGGGTGCTGGCGCGGACGCTGGAGCTGATGGGGATGTCGGCGCCGGATAAAATGTGA